Proteins encoded in a region of the uncultured Paludibaculum sp. genome:
- a CDS encoding sialidase family protein translates to MPITPKLTRRHCLAGLIAAPAFAAAPEPSVKITVFQAGDDGYHTFRIPALLATRKGTLLAFAEGRKGGRSDSGDIDVVVKRSMDQGRTWSGIELVADHGDDTIGNPCPVQDSKTGRIFLPLTVNPGNVTERQMIDRTVPDRRTVFITSSDDDGLTWTILDEITSFTRKPEWTWYATGPGVGIQTHTGRLIIPCDHAVEGTRATLSHIIYSDDHGRTWQIGGSSDPGTNECQIVELRDGSLMLNMRNYHQQNRRAVSISRDGGTTWEPITHDAALVESVCQASLIARDNVLYFSNPASTKRERLTVRASKDQGKTWSAGQVVHNGPAAYSCLAPLKRDRIGCLYECGETSPYERIVFTSLPQSVLG, encoded by the coding sequence ATGCCAATTACACCCAAGCTCACCCGACGCCACTGCCTGGCCGGCCTGATCGCCGCCCCCGCTTTCGCCGCCGCTCCCGAACCATCCGTCAAGATCACCGTCTTCCAGGCGGGCGACGACGGCTATCACACCTTCCGAATTCCGGCCCTGCTGGCCACCCGCAAGGGGACGCTGCTGGCCTTCGCGGAGGGCCGCAAGGGCGGCCGTTCGGACAGCGGCGACATCGACGTCGTGGTCAAGCGCAGCATGGACCAGGGGCGGACGTGGTCCGGCATCGAACTGGTAGCCGATCACGGCGATGACACCATCGGCAATCCCTGCCCCGTCCAGGACAGCAAGACGGGCCGCATCTTCCTGCCCCTCACCGTGAACCCGGGCAACGTCACCGAACGGCAGATGATCGACCGCACCGTGCCCGACCGCCGTACGGTCTTCATCACCAGCAGCGACGACGACGGCCTCACCTGGACGATCCTCGACGAGATCACCAGCTTCACCCGCAAGCCCGAATGGACGTGGTATGCCACCGGACCCGGGGTCGGCATCCAAACCCACACCGGCCGCCTTATCATTCCCTGCGACCACGCGGTTGAGGGTACCCGCGCCACCCTGTCCCACATCATCTACAGCGACGACCACGGGCGCACCTGGCAAATCGGGGGGTCATCGGATCCCGGGACCAATGAATGCCAGATCGTCGAACTGCGCGACGGCTCCCTCATGCTGAACATGCGCAACTACCACCAGCAGAACCGCCGCGCCGTCTCCATCAGCCGCGATGGCGGCACGACCTGGGAGCCCATCACTCACGACGCGGCGCTCGTCGAATCCGTCTGCCAGGCCAGCCTCATCGCCCGCGACAACGTACTTTACTTCTCCAACCCGGCCTCCACCAAACGCGAACGCCTCACGGTTCGCGCGTCGAAAGACCAAGGCAAGACATGGTCCGCCGGTCAAGTGGTGCACAACGGCCCGGCGGCCTACTCCTGCCTCGCGCCGCTCAAGCGGGACCGCATCGGGTGCCTCTATGAATGCGGCGAGACGTCGCCCTACGAACGCATCGTCTTCACCAGCCTGCCGCAATCTGTACTCGGTTAG
- a CDS encoding cellulase family glycosylhydrolase, with product MKRLLLVSLVAAAAFAQPARWSEKQANDWYAKQPWLVGANYNPANAINELEMWQKETFDPARIDLELGWARSIGMNTMRVFLHDLPWQQDPAGYKQRIGQFLTIAAKHNIRPMFVLFDSCWDPAPKLGRQRAPKPGVHNSGWVQSPGAAALQDPKQHARLEAYVKGVVSAFANDDRVLAWDIWNEPDNTNGSSYGKLEPANKVDLVLPLMKQSFAWARSANPKQPLTAGVWQGDWSTASKLSPMAKAQLELSDVISFHNYDGPAEFEKHIQWLKPLNRPILCTEYMARGNGSTFQGTLPVAKRYKVAAINWGLVAGKSQTFLPWDSWQKPYVDREPAIWFHEVFKTDGTPYKKDETDFIRKITSQK from the coding sequence ATGAAACGACTCCTCCTTGTCTCCCTGGTGGCTGCCGCCGCCTTCGCCCAGCCCGCGCGCTGGAGCGAGAAGCAGGCCAACGACTGGTATGCGAAGCAGCCCTGGCTGGTGGGCGCGAACTACAACCCGGCGAACGCCATCAACGAGTTGGAGATGTGGCAGAAGGAGACGTTTGACCCGGCGCGCATCGACCTGGAGTTGGGTTGGGCGCGGAGCATCGGCATGAACACGATGCGGGTCTTCCTGCACGACCTACCGTGGCAGCAGGATCCGGCGGGGTACAAGCAGCGCATCGGCCAGTTCTTGACGATTGCCGCCAAACACAATATTCGCCCGATGTTTGTGCTGTTCGACTCCTGCTGGGATCCGGCGCCGAAGCTGGGCAGGCAGCGGGCTCCGAAGCCGGGCGTCCACAACTCGGGCTGGGTACAGAGTCCGGGTGCGGCGGCGCTGCAGGATCCCAAGCAGCACGCGCGGCTGGAGGCGTACGTGAAGGGCGTCGTGAGCGCCTTTGCGAACGACGATCGTGTGCTGGCCTGGGACATCTGGAACGAGCCCGACAACACGAACGGGTCGAGCTACGGCAAGCTGGAACCGGCGAACAAGGTGGACCTCGTGCTCCCGCTGATGAAGCAGTCGTTCGCGTGGGCGCGGTCAGCGAATCCGAAGCAGCCGCTGACGGCCGGCGTCTGGCAGGGCGACTGGTCGACTGCCTCCAAGCTTTCGCCTATGGCCAAGGCGCAGCTGGAACTGTCCGACGTGATCTCGTTCCACAACTATGACGGCCCGGCCGAGTTCGAGAAGCACATCCAGTGGCTGAAGCCGCTGAACCGGCCCATCCTGTGCACCGAATACATGGCGCGCGGCAACGGGAGCACGTTCCAGGGCACGCTGCCGGTGGCGAAGAGGTACAAGGTGGCGGCGATCAACTGGGGCCTGGTGGCGGGTAAATCGCAAACGTTCCTGCCCTGGGATTCGTGGCAAAAGCCGTATGTGGATCGCGAGCCGGCGATCTGGTTCCACGAGGTCTTCAAGACCGACGGGACTCCCTACAAGAAGGACGAGACGGACTTCATCCGAAAGATAACGTCACAAAAATAG
- a CDS encoding pirin family protein: MTCQGLFCSPLLRQNRKRRGALSNLLPTESTALECAAADSARVLETYPAHETDLGRIRIRRILPVRQRRMIGPWCFLDRYGPLSFTNDKPMDVAPHPHIGLQTVSWLLSGEIIHHDSLGTEALLRPGQLGVMTAGRGITHTEETPVENTGHLNGVQLWVALPDAHRHAPPAFGHHPTPPVLEEPGALIRVILGDWQGHRSKGVAYSPMVGAEMTLHPATSTELPLRPDFEHALIILSGDAAFEGQPLQLDTLYYLGAHRSEMQLSTRAGAQVLVIGGAPFGETILMWWNFVARSQEEISAARADWEQHVRFEDVRAYQGARLRAPQLIGRPITR; this comes from the coding sequence GTGACATGCCAAGGGCTGTTTTGTTCGCCGCTCCTGCGCCAGAATAGAAAAAGGAGAGGCGCCCTGAGCAATCTACTGCCTACCGAATCAACAGCCCTGGAATGCGCGGCGGCGGATTCCGCCCGCGTCCTGGAGACTTACCCGGCGCACGAGACCGACCTCGGTCGCATCCGCATCCGCCGCATCCTGCCCGTGCGCCAGCGCCGCATGATCGGGCCCTGGTGCTTCCTCGACCGCTACGGCCCGCTCAGCTTCACCAACGACAAGCCCATGGATGTCGCTCCGCATCCGCACATCGGCCTGCAGACGGTCTCCTGGCTGCTGTCGGGTGAGATCATCCATCACGACAGCCTCGGTACCGAGGCCCTGCTGCGGCCCGGCCAGCTCGGCGTCATGACCGCCGGCCGCGGCATCACCCATACCGAGGAGACGCCCGTCGAGAACACGGGCCACCTCAACGGAGTCCAGCTCTGGGTCGCGCTGCCCGACGCCCATCGCCACGCGCCGCCGGCCTTTGGACACCACCCGACGCCGCCCGTGCTGGAAGAGCCCGGCGCGTTGATCCGCGTCATCCTGGGGGACTGGCAGGGGCATCGCTCGAAAGGCGTGGCCTACTCGCCCATGGTCGGCGCCGAGATGACCCTGCACCCCGCCACGAGCACAGAACTGCCGCTGCGGCCCGACTTCGAGCACGCACTCATCATCCTTTCCGGCGACGCGGCCTTCGAAGGCCAGCCGCTGCAGCTCGACACGCTGTATTACCTCGGAGCCCATCGCAGCGAGATGCAGCTCAGTACACGCGCCGGCGCCCAGGTCCTCGTCATCGGCGGAGCCCCCTTCGGCGAGACCATCCTGATGTGGTGGAACTTCGTCGCCCGCAGCCAGGAGGAGATCTCCGCCGCCCGCGCCGACTGGGAGCAGCACGTGCGCTTCGAGGACGTCCGCGCCTATCAGGGTGCGCGCCTGCGAGCCCCGCAACTCATCGGCCGGCCCATCACCCGTTGA
- a CDS encoding DinB family protein, which yields MSIYGASELARSFRTVRKNTIITAQEIPEEQYGFRATPDTRSVAETLIHMAVIPTFGERIHFNDKIDTFVGFDFFGVMGAHYAEEKVPRTKAEIIEMLTVNGERFAKLLDGVTDEMLAETITYPPGMEPAFKTRFEMLLSTKEHEMHHRGQLMLMQRMIGIVPHLTRNFQARVAEIQAARK from the coding sequence ATGTCCATTTACGGAGCCAGCGAGCTGGCGAGAAGTTTTCGTACTGTTCGCAAGAACACGATTATCACGGCGCAGGAGATTCCGGAGGAGCAGTATGGATTCCGGGCCACTCCTGACACGCGAAGCGTTGCCGAGACCCTGATTCACATGGCAGTGATCCCAACCTTTGGTGAACGGATCCACTTCAACGACAAGATCGACACGTTCGTGGGGTTCGATTTCTTCGGTGTGATGGGCGCCCATTACGCCGAGGAGAAGGTGCCTCGGACGAAGGCCGAGATCATTGAGATGCTGACGGTGAACGGCGAGCGTTTTGCGAAACTGCTGGATGGCGTCACGGACGAGATGCTGGCGGAGACCATCACGTATCCGCCCGGCATGGAACCGGCGTTCAAAACCCGCTTTGAGATGCTGCTGAGCACGAAGGAGCACGAGATGCACCATCGGGGCCAACTGATGTTGATGCAGCGGATGATTGGCATTGTGCCGCATCTGACGCGGAACTTCCAGGCTCGTGTCGCGGAGATCCAGGCGGCCCGGAAGTAG